In Marinomonas posidonica IVIA-Po-181, a single window of DNA contains:
- a CDS encoding beta-propeller fold lactonase family protein encodes MLFAKPSRSLGVFALEQRMMFDAAGAATLEVESTNIDYVDETNDYDSSTYSNVLAAAEDVSVSEDGNFVYAVSSNSSSWSTDSSVLSVFSMAEDGSLTLVQSYYNYTSVFNLETYTNDQVVQNEGLAGASLISMSSDQNYLYVFGEDDNSLVVFSRDTQTGELTRLSSTEITDFGIDGVSSFVFDIETSGDYLYVTGGDQVLVLSSDDEGSLSLVAQYSNETEGVSGLTGANSIAISADGTRLVVGASGGSNAVTLFDVNDDGTLTYVSSVTGEDDQYFINSVKISADGQTVYALNDNDGSSLLVMTYDDAGELTLADTYSVSDEARTILVSEDGTGVFVMGAYIDVFLQDDNADLTAVQTIDGSDNDLGANFSSITQAYLSADHSKLFVVISDGILSFSFDVPAVSYTENEQGTLLLPTGIISDSELDALDDYQGASYTITRESGALEEDEFDFQEANGLTLEDGKILKDGSEIATFTVVDNVLTVSFTASTSQATAQQVLRQITYSNSSNDPVANGASPSFSITVNDGDGNETSVNVQVNLIGVNNPAEISSTTSEITYQTGDDYTLLFSDTSIETIEADQTIWKVQIAITGATADDLLKVGKGKIALEAFSGTSQTVDNTSYSVTEEDGVVTVTLYIMDSSENAASVIDGIAYKYTGDDTSGERTVSLSIIEYTSQSDIGEATTLYDGTTTITLAAADEDNVAPTITSTTNQIAYTENGAATSVFPDAVLTDSQMDAYNDGAGNYHGAELIVSITGATSSDQLVFEEANGLVLTGSSLTKDGVVIATVSNVDGILTITFTEDNGTVPTSEDVQNVINQIQYQNSSETPESTVNVSVTLSDQFGLTSNVLMAQINITALNDTPEVTQDASIAAGEMSLTETLSAAEGLTDVSASSVSSDGGVLYVADSSGNIAVFTLNDESSEWEYQSTLTSVDGVDSVDKLITTADGQNLYLLGNEGDVIAVYSLSEDLVLSNTQVIVADYETNEITVSGVQDIVLSEDGLHFYYINSTALSEMTRDAETGELSFVQKIADAWSSPYLWNPSSLTVSGDYVFVTTNFRTSTLIVFEQEESGLAWKAYIRDGSEDSAGNNAILSSTTHVAATDDGEYIYVVNDTSIYTYAYDAESESFLLVTDEAILVENLSDLVVSADNEKLFVLTSDGSLYRYIIGEDGSLTQAGIMQGASSEGAYLSISDAGHVFLQGTDVVAIYDATGREESLYEIGFDAVVLAPELTIFDEEMSASDNYSGLSITLSGSTINATDTFGLASDSEFTLDGENLLYQGEVVGRFVNDGGTLLVTISSALTQDQVNALARSLTFENASLTQAATLSFTVSINDGDASSNSVEIALNVSENLPPQLAGSYQFSTITETESVSIQLPDTLFSDASNDTLTWQVTGLPNGLSFNADTLVISGNAVELGEFLVVIQTTDTQGQSAQIEVTLTVEPMVVASSSSSSQIDTSETTASQIDTSETTASPSGATVSPSEAAMQFFSQSFIQDTQINTIDVFASAVDVSENAVDVSTNTSLIKSTLGSDSFSTSLSFIENTQLDSVQTDSIASLQAYRSTSIEWSQGITNLQLSLLDSVMSEEEKAILAVMSADGIGLPEGVEYDLETGRLNLDKDVLGETQQIELHVLVVDENGETSVIPVEVKLESDSHAQVNNAPFSEQVNDASSLSVFNINKLLMNDLMAAS; translated from the coding sequence ATGTTGTTTGCCAAACCATCGCGTTCATTAGGGGTCTTTGCCCTTGAGCAGAGAATGATGTTCGATGCTGCTGGGGCCGCCACTTTGGAAGTGGAGTCAACCAACATTGATTATGTCGACGAGACGAACGATTACGATTCAAGCACGTATTCTAATGTATTGGCTGCGGCCGAAGACGTGTCTGTCTCTGAAGACGGCAATTTTGTCTATGCCGTGAGCAGTAACTCAAGTTCATGGAGCACTGATTCCTCCGTTTTAAGTGTGTTTAGCATGGCGGAAGATGGCTCATTAACCTTAGTGCAAAGCTATTACAACTATACGTCTGTGTTCAATTTAGAGACTTATACTAACGACCAAGTGGTACAAAACGAGGGCTTGGCGGGTGCCAGTTTGATCAGTATGTCGTCTGATCAAAACTACCTCTATGTGTTTGGTGAAGACGACAACAGCTTGGTTGTGTTTAGTCGAGATACGCAGACGGGTGAGTTAACACGCCTGAGCAGTACTGAAATAACCGACTTTGGTATTGATGGCGTATCCAGTTTTGTCTTCGATATAGAAACCTCCGGCGATTATTTGTACGTCACGGGAGGCGACCAAGTCCTTGTTTTATCGTCAGATGATGAAGGGTCGCTGTCTCTTGTTGCACAATACAGTAATGAAACGGAAGGTGTTTCTGGGTTAACAGGCGCAAACAGTATTGCGATTAGTGCCGACGGTACTCGTCTGGTGGTGGGAGCCAGTGGTGGTTCGAATGCGGTGACACTCTTTGATGTAAACGACGACGGCACACTTACCTACGTCAGCTCCGTAACGGGAGAAGACGATCAGTATTTTATCAATTCGGTAAAAATTTCTGCTGACGGTCAAACCGTCTATGCGCTGAATGATAACGACGGCTCTAGTTTATTGGTCATGACGTACGACGATGCCGGTGAATTGACCTTGGCGGATACTTATTCTGTGTCCGATGAAGCCAGAACCATTTTAGTGTCGGAAGACGGTACGGGCGTTTTTGTTATGGGCGCATACATAGATGTCTTCTTGCAAGATGACAATGCCGACCTAACGGCAGTTCAAACCATTGATGGCTCTGACAACGATCTCGGTGCGAACTTTTCAAGCATCACTCAAGCCTATTTAAGCGCAGATCATTCAAAACTGTTTGTGGTGATCAGTGATGGCATTTTATCGTTTAGTTTTGATGTCCCTGCGGTGTCTTACACCGAAAATGAACAAGGTACGCTATTGCTGCCCACTGGCATCATTAGTGATTCGGAGCTGGATGCACTGGATGATTATCAGGGGGCCAGCTACACCATCACCCGCGAATCTGGCGCGTTAGAAGAAGACGAATTCGATTTTCAAGAGGCGAATGGCCTAACACTTGAAGACGGAAAGATTCTCAAGGATGGAAGTGAAATCGCGACATTCACGGTGGTAGATAATGTGTTAACCGTGTCTTTTACGGCTTCAACGTCTCAAGCCACGGCACAACAAGTGTTGCGTCAAATCACCTATTCCAACTCAAGTAATGATCCGGTAGCGAATGGCGCCAGTCCTAGTTTTTCAATCACGGTCAATGACGGGGACGGCAATGAAACCTCGGTGAATGTTCAAGTGAATTTGATCGGGGTGAATAATCCGGCGGAGATCTCCTCGACCACAAGTGAGATAACCTACCAGACCGGCGATGATTACACTCTCTTGTTTAGCGATACCAGCATCGAAACCATAGAAGCAGACCAGACCATCTGGAAAGTTCAGATCGCCATTACAGGAGCCACAGCCGATGACCTACTAAAAGTAGGCAAGGGTAAGATCGCTTTAGAAGCTTTTTCAGGGACATCGCAAACGGTTGACAATACATCGTACTCCGTCACAGAAGAAGATGGTGTCGTGACGGTGACGCTTTATATCATGGACTCTTCGGAAAATGCGGCGTCAGTTATTGATGGTATTGCTTATAAATATACGGGGGATGACACGAGTGGAGAGCGAACCGTAAGCCTCAGCATTATCGAGTACACAAGCCAGTCGGATATCGGTGAAGCGACCACTTTGTACGATGGTACAACCACAATCACCTTAGCCGCCGCAGATGAAGATAATGTTGCGCCAACTATAACCAGCACAACCAATCAGATCGCTTACACAGAAAATGGTGCCGCCACGTCAGTGTTCCCCGATGCTGTTCTAACAGATTCACAAATGGACGCCTACAACGATGGGGCAGGTAATTATCACGGTGCTGAATTAATTGTGTCTATTACTGGCGCAACGTCGAGTGATCAGCTGGTATTTGAGGAGGCAAATGGACTGGTTTTAACGGGGAGTTCTTTGACAAAAGACGGTGTGGTGATTGCCACTGTCTCGAATGTGGATGGGATTTTAACCATTACCTTTACGGAAGATAACGGCACTGTCCCTACCTCAGAAGACGTGCAAAATGTGATCAATCAAATTCAATATCAGAACAGCAGCGAAACGCCTGAGTCGACCGTCAATGTGTCCGTGACCTTGTCGGATCAATTTGGCCTCACGTCAAATGTCCTGATGGCTCAAATTAATATTACAGCGCTCAACGATACGCCTGAGGTGACCCAAGACGCTTCCATTGCGGCGGGTGAAATGTCTTTAACTGAGACGTTAAGTGCGGCCGAAGGTCTTACGGATGTTAGTGCTTCCAGCGTGTCGAGTGACGGCGGTGTGCTTTATGTGGCGGACAGCAGTGGCAACATTGCGGTCTTTACCCTCAATGATGAAAGCAGTGAATGGGAATATCAAAGCACCCTAACCTCCGTTGATGGTGTTGATTCCGTGGATAAATTAATTACCACGGCCGATGGTCAAAACCTTTATCTGCTTGGCAATGAGGGCGATGTTATCGCCGTGTATTCGTTATCAGAAGATCTTGTGTTGTCGAATACTCAAGTAATTGTTGCTGACTATGAAACCAACGAAATCACCGTGAGTGGTGTTCAAGACATTGTCTTATCAGAAGATGGACTGCACTTTTATTACATCAACAGTACAGCGTTAAGTGAAATGACTCGTGACGCCGAAACCGGTGAATTAAGCTTTGTGCAAAAGATAGCCGATGCGTGGAGCTCCCCCTATCTGTGGAACCCTAGCAGCCTGACTGTTTCGGGAGATTATGTCTTCGTAACCACTAATTTTCGTACCTCAACGCTAATTGTATTTGAACAAGAGGAATCCGGCCTTGCATGGAAAGCTTACATTCGTGATGGCAGTGAAGACTCGGCAGGCAATAATGCCATATTGAGTTCAACCACACATGTGGCGGCAACAGACGACGGTGAGTACATCTATGTGGTCAACGATACGAGTATTTATACCTATGCGTATGATGCTGAAAGCGAATCCTTTTTACTGGTTACTGATGAGGCCATTCTTGTCGAAAACCTATCGGATTTAGTCGTGTCTGCGGATAACGAGAAGTTGTTTGTATTGACCTCCGACGGCAGCTTATACCGCTATATTATCGGTGAAGACGGATCCTTAACTCAGGCGGGCATCATGCAAGGAGCGTCGTCTGAGGGAGCGTATCTTTCTATTTCGGATGCTGGTCATGTGTTCCTGCAAGGTACTGATGTCGTTGCGATTTATGATGCGACGGGGCGCGAAGAGTCCTTGTATGAAATTGGTTTTGATGCGGTTGTATTGGCTCCTGAACTGACCATTTTTGATGAAGAAATGTCAGCCTCTGACAATTACTCAGGCCTAAGCATTACGCTTTCAGGTTCGACCATCAATGCCACCGATACCTTCGGTTTGGCAAGCGACAGTGAGTTTACACTGGACGGTGAAAATTTATTGTATCAAGGCGAGGTGGTTGGGCGCTTTGTAAATGATGGCGGAACTCTCTTAGTCACAATCTCATCCGCGCTAACGCAAGATCAAGTAAACGCCCTAGCAAGAAGCCTAACCTTTGAAAATGCCTCACTCACGCAAGCGGCTACCTTGTCTTTTACCGTCTCAATTAATGACGGCGACGCATCGAGTAATTCTGTCGAAATAGCGCTAAATGTCTCAGAAAATCTACCGCCACAGCTTGCAGGCAGTTATCAATTTTCTACTATCACGGAAACGGAATCCGTAAGTATCCAGCTACCGGATACATTGTTCTCCGATGCCTCTAATGACACGTTAACTTGGCAAGTCACAGGGTTGCCAAACGGTTTAAGCTTCAATGCAGACACCTTGGTTATTTCTGGTAATGCGGTCGAATTGGGTGAATTTTTAGTGGTCATACAGACAACCGATACGCAAGGACAGAGCGCTCAAATTGAAGTGACGCTCACGGTTGAACCTATGGTGGTTGCCTCGTCGTCTAGTTCGTCTCAAATAGACACGAGCGAAACGACCGCTAGCCAAATAGACACGAGCGAAACGACCGCTAGCCCAAGTGGCGCGACGGTAAGTCCAAGCGAAGCAGCAATGCAGTTTTTTTCACAATCCTTTATACAAGATACCCAGATAAATACGATTGATGTTTTTGCAAGCGCAGTAGATGTTTCTGAAAATGCCGTCGATGTTTCTACAAATACCTCCCTTATCAAATCAACCCTTGGTTCCGATTCATTTAGCACGTCACTTTCATTTATTGAAAATACTCAATTAGACAGCGTACAAACCGACTCTATAGCATCATTACAGGCCTATAGATCAACGTCCATAGAATGGTCGCAAGGCATAACTAACCTTCAACTTTCCTTGCTAGACAGTGTGATGTCAGAAGAGGAAAAAGCCATTCTTGCGGTGATGTCGGCAGATGGTATTGGGTTGCCAGAAGGCGTTGAATATGACCTTGAAACGGGCCGGCTGAATCTAGACAAGGACGTGCTTGGGGAAACTCAACAGATAGAGCTGCATGTGCTTGTAGTTGATGAAAATGGTGAGACGTCAGTCATACCCGTAGAAGTAAAATTGGAATCTGACAGCCATGCCCAAGTGAATAACGCGCCTTTCTCAGAACAGGTGAATGACGCGAGTTCGCTGAGTGTTTTTAACATTAACAAGCTGTTAATGAATGATCTGATGGCAGCATCTTAA
- a CDS encoding TolC family protein — protein sequence MTIKSKVLEYKTLHRTAVATAILFSLTACSVTPTPITFEQKLALVNADRKAMFQDQEPITQPISLEEAMARAVKYNLKERLALMEKLAQDNILGLQSFDMLPKVAASAGWTGRNNEAASSSKSIATGTESLVSSTSQDKQSSSADLSVSWNVLDFGIGYFGSKAQANNVLAAEERRRSVVADIIQNVRGAYWEAVKAQELQPLVKGTLKDAYSALETSKKTAAERLISPLESLRYQKSLLEMISRLETLEGDLAASKSRLASLMNLPPATQYELASQNTQPLVLPYQLEELETLSMVNRPEINEEAYRARNTVLETRSSLMRLLPGASLFVGAHYNSNSYSLNNDWADAGVQVSWNLLSAFSYSDVKNVGQAKEKIADLRRQALRMAVLTQVNLAWQQYKQADNQFQRTAELSRIQDAIFVQSTGAYQNNTQSLVERVRIATESVLAKRNRDQSFAMMQSAYGAIYKAAGLDPLPKSIADTSVETLSASIAHQDALLQQGRISDETLVSRVALNSALGSMLDQYEKADTEPKKEEASKPQLVMLSTGDSLQETAIIDYTNYVQP from the coding sequence GTGACTATAAAAAGCAAAGTATTAGAGTATAAAACGTTACATCGTACGGCGGTTGCAACTGCCATTTTATTCAGTCTGACAGCCTGCTCTGTCACGCCGACCCCCATTACGTTTGAGCAAAAATTAGCATTGGTGAATGCTGACCGAAAAGCCATGTTTCAGGATCAAGAGCCAATTACACAGCCAATTAGTCTTGAAGAAGCGATGGCGAGAGCCGTTAAATACAACCTTAAAGAGCGTCTTGCCTTGATGGAAAAATTGGCGCAAGACAATATATTAGGTTTACAAAGCTTTGATATGTTGCCAAAAGTGGCCGCCAGTGCGGGCTGGACCGGGAGAAATAATGAGGCGGCATCATCGAGTAAATCGATTGCCACAGGCACCGAGTCCCTAGTGTCTTCTACTAGCCAAGATAAGCAATCGTCATCGGCGGATTTGAGTGTCTCTTGGAATGTTCTGGACTTTGGAATTGGGTATTTTGGCTCGAAAGCGCAGGCGAATAATGTCCTAGCCGCAGAAGAAAGACGTCGCAGTGTGGTCGCCGATATTATTCAAAATGTCCGAGGTGCGTATTGGGAGGCAGTGAAAGCTCAGGAACTTCAGCCGCTGGTGAAAGGTACGTTAAAAGATGCCTACAGTGCGTTAGAAACCTCTAAAAAAACCGCCGCAGAGCGTTTAATTTCGCCATTGGAATCCTTGAGATACCAGAAAAGCTTGCTTGAAATGATCAGTCGTTTGGAAACGCTGGAAGGCGATCTAGCGGCGTCCAAATCCCGTTTAGCGAGCTTAATGAATCTTCCCCCTGCCACTCAATATGAACTTGCCTCGCAAAACACTCAGCCTTTAGTACTGCCTTATCAATTGGAAGAGCTTGAGACACTCTCCATGGTCAATCGACCAGAAATCAATGAAGAGGCTTATCGTGCAAGAAATACTGTCTTAGAGACTCGTTCTTCATTAATGCGTTTGTTGCCAGGTGCGTCTCTGTTTGTCGGTGCTCACTATAATAGCAACAGTTACTCCTTGAATAATGATTGGGCTGATGCGGGAGTCCAGGTAAGTTGGAATCTACTCAGTGCGTTTTCCTATAGCGATGTAAAAAACGTTGGTCAGGCAAAAGAAAAAATTGCAGATTTACGTCGTCAAGCATTGAGAATGGCGGTTCTAACTCAGGTGAATCTTGCATGGCAACAGTACAAACAAGCTGATAATCAATTTCAACGTACGGCTGAGCTGTCGAGGATTCAAGACGCCATTTTTGTGCAAAGTACGGGAGCGTATCAAAATAACACCCAATCTTTGGTTGAACGTGTCCGCATCGCGACAGAAAGTGTGTTGGCGAAACGTAACCGTGATCAAAGCTTCGCTATGATGCAAAGTGCTTATGGTGCGATTTACAAAGCCGCAGGGCTTGATCCATTACCGAAATCCATTGCAGACACCAGTGTTGAAACATTATCTGCATCAATTGCGCATCAAGATGCATTACTTCAGCAAGGTCGCATTTCAGACGAAACGCTTGTGTCACGTGTTGCTCTGAACAGCGCGTTAGGCAGCATGTTAGATCAATATGAAAAGGCCGACACTGAACCGAAAAAAGAAGAGGCATCGAAGCCACAACTGGTGATGCTGTCCACTGGCGATTCTTTACAAGAAACGGCCATTATTGATTATACGAATTACGTCCAGCCATGA
- a CDS encoding efflux RND transporter periplasmic adaptor subunit — protein MSVHCRTRSCVTFVLGMMLSGVLNANALLKDNEQLGAKRVSQPTIRVQLNAKDRVVLSSQLSGRIKTLTLKEGQSFKKGQPLVEFDCDIYKAKLDYAKAAAAAAEQKRVVAKRLDNLQSISVMEVNQAESDALMAQAERRIGEIMVSRCGVYAPFNGRVVKRLVQQGEFVSEGEPILEVYSSKVYEVALIVPSRWISEIKIGHAFQVKLDETQQMYNAKVTRLGAVIDPLSQSFTVFGEILKTPNVRLIPGMSGNAYFDPSQWTSTTENVK, from the coding sequence ATGAGTGTTCATTGTCGTACTAGATCGTGTGTTACGTTTGTTCTTGGCATGATGTTAAGCGGTGTCTTAAATGCAAACGCCTTGTTAAAGGACAATGAACAGCTTGGCGCGAAGAGGGTGTCTCAGCCGACTATTCGAGTGCAGTTGAACGCTAAAGACAGAGTTGTGCTGTCTAGCCAGCTTTCTGGTCGGATTAAAACACTGACCTTAAAAGAAGGTCAAAGTTTTAAAAAGGGGCAACCGCTCGTTGAATTTGACTGCGACATTTATAAAGCCAAATTGGATTATGCTAAAGCGGCCGCGGCTGCAGCCGAGCAAAAGCGTGTCGTTGCTAAGCGCTTAGACAATTTGCAGTCAATTAGTGTGATGGAAGTCAACCAAGCTGAATCCGATGCCTTGATGGCGCAAGCGGAGCGTCGCATTGGTGAAATAATGGTCAGCCGATGTGGCGTTTACGCCCCTTTTAATGGTCGTGTGGTAAAACGTTTAGTACAGCAAGGCGAGTTCGTATCGGAAGGCGAACCTATTCTTGAAGTCTATAGCAGCAAAGTCTATGAGGTCGCTTTAATTGTCCCATCTCGTTGGATTAGCGAGATAAAAATTGGGCATGCTTTCCAAGTTAAGTTGGATGAAACTCAGCAAATGTATAACGCTAAGGTAACGCGTTTAGGCGCAGTCATAGACCCGCTTAGTCAGTCTTTTACGGTTTTTGGAGAGATCCTAAAGACGCCAAATGTGCGCCTAATCCCCGGAATGAGTGGCAATGCTTATTTTGATCCGTCTCAATGGACATCGACAACTGAGAATGTGAAATGA
- a CDS encoding efflux RND transporter periplasmic adaptor subunit, with product MTTNSKDQKAVTIEETLLTLLQLEQKIRGAKNLQEWQFICLNDTHLLVPFQQSVLWMFGSKKLEGASGLVDVDSNAPFCSWLNRVLSGIAKTDKADRIHAIDVTDLSPEDAKQGSEYFSTRLIWLPIKSTEGDLIGALLLSRSTSLNLRDKKLLGFLLEAYGHAWIGLTCARKPKGQRKKSALWWLLGLLVTIGVLSLPVQQSVIAPADIVPQQPNVLRAPIEGVISELLVKPNEQVEQGQLVAKLDAQALTQELESAHQTYVVTGAELRMAQQQSFIDEQRKATLAILEGKLAQAKSDMSYLQDQLRRTEFRAPHSGVAIFDDAGDWLGKPMTLGEPLMIIANPDEIELEVRLPLEDVIGITTGSSVKYFLDSDPSAPIKAQVRSIDYQARPTQDGQYALHLTAVFVNDNATLRLGKKGLAKLYGEQTSLFYYVFRKPLTKLRIWLSW from the coding sequence ATGACGACCAACTCAAAGGATCAAAAGGCCGTTACCATAGAGGAAACGCTACTCACCTTACTGCAGTTAGAGCAAAAAATACGGGGCGCTAAAAATTTACAAGAATGGCAATTTATCTGCCTTAATGACACGCATTTATTAGTGCCCTTCCAGCAAAGTGTGTTGTGGATGTTTGGCTCTAAAAAATTAGAAGGCGCATCAGGCTTAGTCGATGTCGATTCCAATGCCCCCTTTTGCAGTTGGTTAAATCGTGTGTTATCTGGAATCGCGAAAACCGATAAAGCCGACAGAATCCATGCAATTGACGTGACAGATTTGAGTCCTGAAGATGCAAAACAAGGTTCGGAATACTTTTCTACGCGATTAATTTGGCTTCCGATTAAATCCACCGAGGGGGATTTAATCGGGGCTTTATTATTATCGAGATCGACCTCTTTAAACCTACGAGACAAAAAACTATTAGGTTTTCTGCTAGAGGCCTACGGTCATGCTTGGATTGGATTAACCTGTGCTAGAAAGCCCAAAGGGCAGCGGAAAAAATCCGCACTGTGGTGGTTGTTGGGCCTGCTTGTGACGATTGGGGTTTTATCGCTCCCTGTTCAGCAATCTGTTATCGCACCGGCGGATATCGTACCGCAGCAGCCAAATGTGTTAAGAGCCCCCATTGAAGGGGTGATCAGCGAGCTATTGGTTAAACCCAATGAACAGGTTGAGCAAGGTCAACTGGTCGCTAAGCTGGATGCTCAAGCATTAACACAAGAATTAGAAAGCGCACATCAGACCTATGTGGTAACCGGTGCGGAGTTGAGAATGGCCCAACAGCAGTCGTTCATTGATGAACAGAGGAAGGCGACTCTGGCCATTCTAGAAGGCAAGCTTGCGCAAGCCAAATCGGATATGAGCTACTTGCAGGATCAGCTGCGCCGCACCGAATTTAGAGCACCTCACAGTGGCGTCGCTATTTTTGATGATGCGGGCGATTGGCTGGGTAAGCCCATGACGCTTGGTGAACCACTTATGATAATCGCCAATCCGGATGAGATTGAGCTTGAGGTGCGTTTGCCTCTTGAAGATGTGATTGGAATCACAACAGGCTCTAGTGTGAAATACTTTCTAGATAGCGACCCTAGTGCGCCAATTAAAGCGCAGGTTCGGAGTATTGATTACCAAGCCCGGCCCACTCAAGATGGGCAATATGCTTTACACCTTACAGCAGTATTTGTGAATGATAATGCGACGCTCAGGTTAGGAAAAAAGGGCTTAGCAAAGTTATATGGGGAGCAAACTTCTCTGTTTTACTATGTGTTTAGAAAGCCGCTCACCAAGCTACGTATTTGGTTAAGTTGGTAG
- a CDS encoding efflux RND transporter periplasmic adaptor subunit has translation MMLDATATEWAPLREDLKLFEAPEDAFGAPTWTLEDPISGQFYRLGWHEMEMLARWSLNSAQAIVEDICQHLALFISVEDVKAFYGFLQGHHLLKNTCLTKPQSEAKWDSIKPIRWLLRHYLFFRVPLCRPDAFLALTLPLARFFFSRLFIFLSVLAAVLGLFLVSRQWQAFTHTYMHFFSFEGMLALVLALFFTKSLHELGHAYTCKHYGGKVATMGVALLVLWPVLYTDTSSAWRLKSKGQRMLIGAAGVIVELLVGAWALLFWSFMPEGTGKSLAFMLATTTWILSLLINLSPFMRFDGYFLLSDFLGIANLQARAFAVTRWKIREWIFAFNQSPPETYSPRMQRVLMSYTLVTWLYRLFLYVGIALMVYHFAFKLLGIVLFIVELLVFIVLPVFRELRVWQQKRSIMSWNKNTLCSLTLLALLLFVLCYPWQSQVGAPAVMRSSQQFNLYVPANAQLHRSFVKSHQTVKKGQKLFEFVSPELNQAADRLTLRITRLQKQADVNPFSPNASASVKVLNEELSAANQRLTLINQQLTQLTLTAPFEGVVVTQSNQHHEGDWLAAGEGLGMLVNTRSNTVEAYIKESDLNRIKVDSNAYFIPESLSYPKLSLFLEGVENIASTKLTSAPELASVYGGRVAASNAKNDPIPIAEEAVYRAFLTPTEPNAVSPNWVIRGEVYIDAKAESLLSQLVKRVVSVLVRESSF, from the coding sequence ATGATGCTTGATGCAACGGCGACAGAATGGGCACCGTTAAGAGAAGATCTGAAACTCTTCGAAGCGCCAGAAGATGCATTCGGTGCGCCGACTTGGACACTAGAAGATCCAATCAGTGGGCAATTTTATCGTCTCGGTTGGCATGAAATGGAGATGCTAGCACGCTGGTCGCTGAACAGTGCTCAAGCGATTGTAGAAGATATTTGCCAGCACTTGGCTCTGTTTATCTCAGTAGAGGATGTGAAGGCCTTTTATGGTTTTTTGCAGGGACATCATTTATTGAAAAATACGTGTCTCACCAAGCCTCAGAGCGAAGCGAAATGGGATTCAATAAAGCCTATTCGTTGGCTGTTACGCCATTATTTATTTTTTCGCGTTCCCCTATGTCGCCCTGATGCTTTTTTAGCGCTTACCTTGCCTTTAGCGCGGTTCTTTTTCAGTCGGTTATTTATATTCCTCTCTGTACTTGCGGCTGTTCTCGGGCTTTTTTTAGTGAGCCGCCAATGGCAAGCGTTTACGCACACTTATATGCACTTTTTTTCTTTTGAAGGCATGTTAGCCCTTGTGTTGGCGCTTTTTTTCACTAAGTCGTTGCATGAGTTAGGGCATGCCTATACTTGCAAACATTACGGTGGAAAGGTTGCAACAATGGGCGTTGCATTGCTCGTACTGTGGCCTGTTTTATACACAGACACATCGAGTGCTTGGCGATTAAAAAGTAAAGGGCAAAGGATGCTGATTGGTGCGGCTGGCGTCATCGTTGAATTGTTAGTGGGTGCTTGGGCACTGTTGTTCTGGAGTTTTATGCCAGAAGGAACGGGCAAGAGCCTTGCCTTTATGTTGGCTACGACGACTTGGATCTTATCCTTACTGATTAATTTAAGCCCCTTTATGCGTTTTGATGGGTATTTTTTGTTGTCTGATTTTCTTGGAATAGCAAACTTACAAGCCAGAGCTTTTGCGGTCACTCGGTGGAAGATTAGAGAATGGATTTTTGCGTTTAATCAGTCGCCACCAGAAACCTACTCTCCTCGTATGCAGAGAGTATTGATGAGTTATACGCTTGTCACCTGGTTGTATCGATTGTTTTTATATGTCGGCATCGCCCTTATGGTCTACCACTTTGCGTTTAAGTTATTAGGCATTGTTTTATTTATTGTGGAACTGTTGGTGTTTATTGTATTGCCCGTATTCAGAGAGTTGAGAGTTTGGCAGCAGAAGAGAAGTATTATGAGTTGGAATAAAAACACCCTATGCAGTCTGACACTGTTGGCCTTACTGTTATTTGTATTGTGTTATCCATGGCAAAGCCAAGTCGGTGCGCCTGCTGTGATGCGATCTTCTCAACAGTTTAACCTATACGTTCCTGCAAATGCGCAGCTGCATCGTTCATTTGTTAAGTCTCATCAGACCGTAAAGAAAGGGCAAAAGCTATTTGAATTTGTTTCGCCGGAACTGAATCAAGCAGCGGATAGGTTGACGTTGCGTATTACTCGATTGCAAAAACAAGCCGATGTTAATCCATTCAGTCCGAACGCTTCCGCCAGTGTGAAGGTGCTTAACGAGGAGCTTTCAGCAGCCAATCAGCGTTTAACGCTAATCAACCAACAATTGACACAGTTAACCCTAACCGCGCCCTTTGAAGGTGTCGTGGTGACGCAATCCAATCAGCATCATGAAGGCGATTGGCTGGCCGCAGGGGAAGGGTTAGGAATGCTTGTTAATACCCGATCAAATACAGTAGAAGCTTATATAAAGGAAAGCGATCTCAATCGAATTAAGGTCGATTCTAACGCGTATTTTATCCCCGAAAGCCTTTCTTATCCGAAGTTGTCTCTATTCTTAGAAGGTGTTGAAAATATTGCTTCGACTAAATTAACTTCTGCACCGGAATTAGCTTCGGTTTATGGCGGAAGAGTGGCGGCTAGCAACGCTAAAAATGACCCAATTCCTATCGCTGAGGAGGCGGTCTATCGGGCTTTTCTAACACCAACAGAACCTAATGCGGTTTCGCCAAATTGGGTAATACGGGGTGAAGTCTATATTGATGCCAAGGCAGAAAGTCTATTGAGTCAGCTTGTAAAGAGAGTGGTCTCAGTCCTCGTTAGGGAATCTTCGTTCTAG